The Fulvivirga maritima genome segment CCATTTTTTTGTTTCAGGATCTTTCCTCAGCACTGGATCAGGTATAGTTAAGCCCAGTTCTAAAATTTTAGGCACATACATATCAAGAAACTGGTTACGGCATTCGTCATTAGATGACATCTTTACTTTCCATTTCATAAGTACTTCGGTGTGAACAGATATCTTATCTGGCGGACCGAAAAAGTGCATCATAGGCTCCCACCATCGGTTCAGCGCTTCTTGCATCATTTTTTTTTGAATATCGGTGCCTGTAGCCAAGTGGATAACACAATGATGGCCATATTTAAGATGGAAAGATTCTTCAACACAAATCCTTTCTAATGCCCTGCAGTAGGGGCCATAACTGCCTTTGGAGTTAGCGAGCTGGTTTACAATAGCGCCTGCATCTACCAGCCAGGAAATGAAACAAGCATCGGCCCAGGTAAAAGCAGGATAGTTAAATATGTTAGAATATTTAGATTTACCTTCCAGCAGGTCATCGATCATCTGCTCCCTAGATTTTCCTAAGGTTTCCGCAGCAGCATAAAGAAGCTGAGCATGACCTACTTCATCTTGCACTTTGGCCATCAGCGCTAGTTTTCTTTTGAAACCAGGAGCTCGGGTTATCCAGGTGCCTTCTGGTAGTGCGCCTATAATTTCACTGTGAGCATGCTGCTCTATCATCCTAATCAGCTGCTTGCGGTATAAGGCAGGCATCCAGTCAGAAGGCTCTATCTTTTCCCCTCTTTCTATCCTGGCCTCAAATTCTTGTAGCTTTTTAGGATCTTCGTTTTCTGGTGTGTGATCTGTTATTTGATCAAAAGTATTCCCTCCGCCATACATAAATCTGATTATTTGGTTGTCTATTAAGTTACAACAAAATAATCATTTATTTCGTTTGGAGGCCATCTATTAGCATGTCAGCTAGCTGGTGACCGAGCTCTATGGGTTCTATTATGCCGCTGGGGTCATACCAGTGAGGCATCCAGTTGAGAGATGAGAAGAGAGTCATTACAGCAAGTTTGGTATCTACCTTTTTAAACTCACCTGACTTAATGCCTCCTTCTATGATTTTTTTAAATCTGTTAATATAATTGATCCTAAGCAGAAGAAAAGTCCTTAAATGTGGCTCGCTCAAATGTCGGTGTTCATTCATAAAAACAGCAGAAGCGGTGAGCTCTCTTGCCATTACCTGAATGTGCCCAAGAATGCCTAATCGAAGTTTTTTGGTGTAAGAAAAGTCTGTGTTTTCAACCTCTTCTAATGATTCTCTAAACTTATCAGCCATTTCAAAGCACAGGCTTTGAAGTATTTCTTCTTTAGATTTTATGTGAGAATATAGGCTGGCAGCTTCTATTCCTAATGTATTAGCCAAATCTCTCATAGAAGTGGCCGCATAGCCTTTTTCTTTGAAGAGCTGGGCTGCAGTTTTAATCACTTGCTCTTTTCTACTGAGATTTTCTAGTCCAATCATGTCACAAAAATAACGATTATTGCTTTCGATGGAAGTAATTTGCTAGTTTTAGGGCAAAATTTTGATGTATGACCTTTAAGAGCCCAGAGCATTTTCATAATAAAACCGGTTTTATTTTTCATGTAGTGTTAGCACTGCCTCTTACCGCTTTTGCTTTTCTTTTTCTTGAAATAAAGAATAATGGCAGAACAGCGGTGCTACAAAGCGAATCGGTAAATAATGCCATCCAGATTATTTTTCCGGTGGTAACGGCCTTGATATTTATTTATGGATATAGAAAGTTTAAAAAATCATCTAGAGATATAAAGGCTAATACACTGCCAGACAAGCTTTCTTTCTATTTTGATGTGACCATGAAGTTCTACATCATTTTAGGTATTACTTCGGTTATATTGGTGTTAGGGCTTTACCTTACAGCACTGCCGGTATTTATTTTAAGTTATGTGTTTCTGTTGTTTTTTATGTCTTTACAAAGGCCCACACCTCAGAAATATGCTAAAGACTTACCTTTAAAAAAGGCTGAACGAGACGTGATTTTGAATAAAGGAAGTTTCGCAGAATTAGAAAATTTAGATCAGCAGTCAGCCGATTAAATACCCAGCAGAGGCACCGTAGATTATAATAAAAACTACTATCAGGCCGATGATAACAGTGATGACTCTCTTTTTCATAGGGATGGTGGTTAGCGGTTATACTTTTAAGACAATCAAATCTTTTCAAAGGTTGCTTTGGTAGAAAGAAAAAATGCTTTCTTAATGAATGCTTCAACCCTATTTAATAATGATAATGTACTAATAGTGTGTAGCTACAATACTATATTTGCCGCATGTCTAAAGTATTAATTATTACATACTACTGGCCACCCAGTGGAGGAGGAGGAGTACAAAGATGGTTGAAGTTTACCAAATACCTGCCTGAGTTTGGTTGGGAACCATTTGTGTATACCCCGGAGAATCCCCACTTTGAGGTGAAAGACACCAGCCTGGAAAAAGATGTTTCTAATCATGTAGAGGTAATCAAATTTCCCATCTGGGAGCCTTACTATCTGATAGATAAGTTCAAGAAAAAGGGCCATAATCAGCAGAGTGATGTGGTGAAGAAAAGTAATACAGGCCTTTTTACAAAATTAATGCTTTGGGTACGCGGTAATTTCTTTATTCCTGACCCCAGGAAGTTCTGGTTGAAACCTTCGGTAAAGGTTATTGCTGAGATATTACAATCGAACGGGATAGATAAGGTCATCACTACAGGGCCGCCACATAGTATGCACTTAATTGGTCTAAAACTAAAGCAGAAATATAACATCCAATGGATAGCTGACTTTCGTGATCCTTGGTCTAAATGGGAGCTGTTAGATACGTTTCATCTTTCATGGTGGGCCAGAAGGAGGCATGAGAAACTGGAAAGGAAAGTGTTAGATAACGCAGATAGAGTAATGTCTGTGAGTAAGAATTTTGCCGGAGAGCTGGCGGAGATAGCTGGTAGAAAAGTAGAAGTAATTACCAATGGCTTTGATCATGATGAGTTTGATCAGCATGCTCATTTGGAGCCAGATGAATTCATTATTCGCCATGTGGGAGTAGTAGATGAATTGCGTGATCCTCGACCTGTGTTGAAGGCTATTAAGGAATTACACAATGAAGGCAAGTCTTTTAAGCTGGAGTTTATAGGTAATGTTAATAAAACACTGCAGCTAGAGATAGAAAATGATGAAGCATTGAGTCAGTTAGTTACGGTGAAACCATACATGCCTCATGCTGAAGTATTAAAGATGTACAGACGCTCAGCGGTGCTATTGCTGCTATCTTCTTACAGTAAAAATGCGCCAGGCCATATACCAGGTAAGTTGTTTGAATACCTGGCTTCGGAGAGACCTATATTAGCATTAGGCTCTACAGAAGGTGACTCGGCAGAAATTATTAAAGAAACCGGTGTAGGAGTAGTCTGCGGTCCTGATGAGGTGCAGAAATTAAAAGATGCCTTGGTACAGATGCATGAAGACTATGCCAGTACCACTAGCAAGCCTACCCCTGATGTTTCACGCTTTTCGCGAAGAAATCTCACCAAAAAATTAGCTGATTTGCTTAATGAGTTATGAGTGTACCTTTCATAGACCTACAGCGACAATACCTGAGAGTGCAGGCGGAGGTAGATAATGCTATAAAAGAAGTTTTAGCTGGCGGGTGGTATATTGGAGGAGCCGTGGTTACTGAATTCGAACAGAAGTTTGCCGAATATATTGGAGTAGATCAGTGTGTTTCCTGCGGTAATTGTACTGATGGTTTAGAACTGCTGCTTCGTGCTTATGATATCGGCCCTGGTGATGAAGTGATAGTGCCAGCCTTTACCTGGATTACAGATGCAGAAGTAGTCTCTTTAGTAGGAGCTAAAGTCGTTTTTGCGGATATTCTTCCAGACGAATTCACTATTGATCAGGATAGTTTAGAGAGTAAAATTACCGGAAATACTAAGGCAATAATTGCCGTTCATCTATATGGCAATCCATGCAGAATGGAGGCTATTATGAGTGTAGCCAAGAAATATGATCTTAAAGTAATAGAGGACTGTGCCCAGTCTGCAGGAGGCACGTATAAAGGGAAAAGATTAGGAGCTTTAGGTCATGCTGCTGCTTTTAGTTTTTATCCTACCAAAAACTTAGGAGCTTATGGAGACGGAGGTGCTATCACCACTAATGATGAATCATTGGCAGAAAAGTTAAGGCTAATGTCTAACCATGGACAGCAAGAAAGAGACAACCATATAATAGAAGGAAAAAATAGCCGACTTGATCCGATACAGGCCGCTGCCCTTTTGATTAAATTAAAATATCTTGATCAGTGGAATGATAGGAGAAGAGCCATAGCAGCTCAATACACCTCCCAATTGTCAGAAATGGACGGCATCATATGTCCACAGCCATCAGCTGATCACATATATCATATTTATGGCATAAGAGTAGAAAATAGAGAGGCCCTGAAAACTCACTTAAGCCATTATAAAATTCAAACGGCAATACATTACCCCAAAGCCTTACCAGAACTAGCTGCGTACTCCCATTTAAAATTGTCTATGCACCAATATCCGGTATCTGGTAATCTAGCCACACAAGAACTCAGCCTGCCTGTATTTCCAGAATTAACCGATGATGAAGTAGCCGAGGTAATTAGAGGGGTGGGGTTATTTTTTGAAAAGTAAGGCCCTGAATTGATTTAATAAGGCTACAAGTGTTTGATTAAAAGAAGGTGATAATTTTAACCACCAAATAAGGGGAATGCAGATAATAGAAAAACTTCCTGATTTTATAATAACATCTACCCAAAATAAAGAGGCATTGGGTATTTGTAAGGTAATGAAGGTAGATAGCGAAACCAGTAGCAAAATACCGAAGTAGTTTCTGCTAAATGGTTGCATTTTGAATTTAACTAATATGAAGAAATACCTTAAAAGGTGAAAAATAACTATTGAGGTCATGGTAGCAAACGCTGCACCTTCTATACCATACTTTGGAATAAAGTACATGTTGGAAATGAACGTTACAATTAGCAGGATAATAGAAAGTAAGGTGTCGATTTTATAATATTTACTATTCAATATTATGGCTCCATTTATACCGAAGCTTACTTCAACCATTTTGGAAGTTCCTAAAAGAGCAAATACCATAAAACTATCATGATATACCTCTGGAAGGAATATAATTATGCTGTCATAATTTACTATTATCAAACAGAATATTAATGAGCAGAGTAGTAATTGATAGAGTGCAGTTTTTTTGTATAATTCACTCAGAGTTTTGAAGTCATCATTTTTTGCGGCTTGAGCAGCTAATACATTAGATGTTCTTGAAATAGATTGGGCAGGAACTGTAATTACGGTACTTATGTAAAACGCAATAGAGTAGATAGCTACTTGATCAAGACCAATATATTTACCAACCATAAGTATGTCAATTCTATTAATGAGGTATACTGATAGCCCACTAATTATAGTGAAGGCTCCGAATCCATACATTTTTTTCAGCATTTCTATATTAGAGCTTCCAAAGCGAAATGATATTTTGAGCTCTTTTAAATAAATAATATATGCTAAAGCCAGTATTGACATTAGAGTTTGTCCCCCTACATATAAATAAAGAAAGGTGGTAAGACC includes the following:
- the paaA gene encoding 1,2-phenylacetyl-CoA epoxidase subunit PaaA, whose amino-acid sequence is MYGGGNTFDQITDHTPENEDPKKLQEFEARIERGEKIEPSDWMPALYRKQLIRMIEQHAHSEIIGALPEGTWITRAPGFKRKLALMAKVQDEVGHAQLLYAAAETLGKSREQMIDDLLEGKSKYSNIFNYPAFTWADACFISWLVDAGAIVNQLANSKGSYGPYCRALERICVEESFHLKYGHHCVIHLATGTDIQKKMMQEALNRWWEPMMHFFGPPDKISVHTEVLMKWKVKMSSNDECRNQFLDMYVPKILELGLTIPDPVLRKDPETKKWEYTEPDWEVFKKVINGDGPCNEERLAVRRVAEARGKWVRQALLKPKTEYVTPLA
- a CDS encoding TetR/AcrR family transcriptional regulator; amino-acid sequence: MIGLENLSRKEQVIKTAAQLFKEKGYAATSMRDLANTLGIEAASLYSHIKSKEEILQSLCFEMADKFRESLEEVENTDFSYTKKLRLGILGHIQVMARELTASAVFMNEHRHLSEPHLRTFLLLRINYINRFKKIIEGGIKSGEFKKVDTKLAVMTLFSSLNWMPHWYDPSGIIEPIELGHQLADMLIDGLQTK
- a CDS encoding glycosyltransferase family 4 protein is translated as MSKVLIITYYWPPSGGGGVQRWLKFTKYLPEFGWEPFVYTPENPHFEVKDTSLEKDVSNHVEVIKFPIWEPYYLIDKFKKKGHNQQSDVVKKSNTGLFTKLMLWVRGNFFIPDPRKFWLKPSVKVIAEILQSNGIDKVITTGPPHSMHLIGLKLKQKYNIQWIADFRDPWSKWELLDTFHLSWWARRRHEKLERKVLDNADRVMSVSKNFAGELAEIAGRKVEVITNGFDHDEFDQHAHLEPDEFIIRHVGVVDELRDPRPVLKAIKELHNEGKSFKLEFIGNVNKTLQLEIENDEALSQLVTVKPYMPHAEVLKMYRRSAVLLLLSSYSKNAPGHIPGKLFEYLASERPILALGSTEGDSAEIIKETGVGVVCGPDEVQKLKDALVQMHEDYASTTSKPTPDVSRFSRRNLTKKLADLLNEL
- a CDS encoding DegT/DnrJ/EryC1/StrS family aminotransferase; translation: MSVPFIDLQRQYLRVQAEVDNAIKEVLAGGWYIGGAVVTEFEQKFAEYIGVDQCVSCGNCTDGLELLLRAYDIGPGDEVIVPAFTWITDAEVVSLVGAKVVFADILPDEFTIDQDSLESKITGNTKAIIAVHLYGNPCRMEAIMSVAKKYDLKVIEDCAQSAGGTYKGKRLGALGHAAAFSFYPTKNLGAYGDGGAITTNDESLAEKLRLMSNHGQQERDNHIIEGKNSRLDPIQAAALLIKLKYLDQWNDRRRAIAAQYTSQLSEMDGIICPQPSADHIYHIYGIRVENREALKTHLSHYKIQTAIHYPKALPELAAYSHLKLSMHQYPVSGNLATQELSLPVFPELTDDEVAEVIRGVGLFFEK
- a CDS encoding lipopolysaccharide biosynthesis protein, whose protein sequence is MGIVSKSSLNFSIILFIGIGLGYVNTILIFPNILTEEELGLTRILMSASSVVAQFAQLGTGNILVRFHPHIKNEKKNISLSIGLLISVFGLILATASLFLFKDYFIATYSEKSKLFTKYFYLVIPFFSSLIFFNLFDAYLRVIFKNEVPAFLNFILLRIVWLILVLLYYLDFFGLTTFLYLYVGGQTLMSILALAYIIYLKELKISFRFGSSNIEMLKKMYGFGAFTIISGLSVYLINRIDILMVGKYIGLDQVAIYSIAFYISTVITVPAQSISRTSNVLAAQAAKNDDFKTLSELYKKTALYQLLLCSLIFCLIIVNYDSIIIFLPEVYHDSFMVFALLGTSKMVEVSFGINGAIILNSKYYKIDTLLSIILLIVTFISNMYFIPKYGIEGAAFATMTSIVIFHLLRYFFILVKFKMQPFSRNYFGILLLVSLSTFITLQIPNASLFWVDVIIKSGSFSIICIPLIWWLKLSPSFNQTLVALLNQFRALLFKK